The Octadecabacter arcticus 238 genome contains a region encoding:
- a CDS encoding 8-oxoguanine deaminase yields the protein MPDILIKGAVAVLTMDDTRRELEGADVLIRDGVIADVGVGLQAGGAEIVLATGCVVTPGLVNTHHHLYQTLTRAVPGGQDALLFGWLQTLYPIWARFGPEEMYISAQIGLAELALSGCTMTSDHLYLFPNGSRLDDTIAAAGDVGLRFHPTRGAMSIGESDGGLPPDSLVEKEAAILEDCVRVIDAFHDPSEGAMVRVGVAPCSPFSVSRDLMRDAAILARNKGVMLHTHLAENDEDIAYSMEKFGCRPGQYAEDLGWTGPDVWHAHCVKLDGQEIDLFSRSKTGVAHCPCSNCRLGSGIAPVRAMRNAGVKVGLGVDGSASNDGGSLVGEARQMMLLQRVANGADAMSSREALEIATRGGAQVLGRDDCGQIAVGKRADIAVWDVSGLQSAGSWDVAAFLLAGPTSVRDLFVEGRRIVADGRVVSFDLERAIARQGQLVQKLQE from the coding sequence ATGCCTGATATTTTGATTAAGGGCGCCGTGGCGGTTTTGACCATGGATGATACGCGGCGTGAGTTGGAGGGTGCGGACGTGCTGATCCGCGACGGCGTTATTGCTGATGTTGGTGTTGGATTGCAGGCTGGCGGGGCAGAGATCGTCCTTGCTACAGGATGCGTCGTGACGCCGGGTTTGGTGAACACGCACCACCATTTGTACCAAACGCTGACGCGGGCTGTTCCGGGGGGGCAGGACGCTTTGCTGTTTGGCTGGCTGCAAACGCTCTATCCGATTTGGGCGCGGTTTGGGCCTGAAGAGATGTATATCTCGGCACAGATCGGGCTGGCCGAGTTGGCGCTGTCGGGCTGCACGATGACATCGGATCATTTATATCTGTTTCCGAACGGGTCGCGGCTGGACGATACGATTGCCGCGGCGGGTGATGTTGGATTGCGGTTCCACCCGACGCGCGGTGCGATGAGCATTGGGGAAAGCGATGGCGGTCTGCCGCCGGATTCACTGGTCGAAAAAGAAGCTGCCATTCTTGAGGATTGCGTCCGCGTCATCGACGCCTTTCATGACCCATCCGAGGGTGCGATGGTGCGGGTCGGTGTCGCACCGTGTTCGCCGTTTTCGGTCAGCCGTGATCTGATGCGCGACGCGGCGATTCTGGCGCGCAACAAAGGCGTGATGCTGCACACCCATTTGGCGGAAAATGACGAAGATATCGCGTATTCGATGGAGAAATTCGGCTGTCGTCCGGGCCAATATGCCGAGGATTTGGGCTGGACCGGTCCGGACGTGTGGCATGCCCATTGCGTGAAACTGGACGGTCAGGAGATTGATTTATTTTCCAGATCAAAAACGGGCGTTGCCCATTGTCCCTGTTCCAACTGTCGTCTTGGATCAGGTATCGCACCTGTACGGGCTATGCGGAACGCGGGCGTAAAAGTGGGTTTGGGAGTTGATGGATCAGCGTCCAATGACGGCGGTTCGCTGGTCGGTGAGGCGCGCCAAATGATGTTGTTGCAGCGGGTCGCAAACGGCGCGGATGCCATGTCATCGCGCGAAGCGTTAGAGATCGCGACACGCGGCGGGGCGCAGGTTCTGGGCCGCGATGACTGCGGCCAGATCGCGGTTGGCAAACGAGCGGATATTGCAGTTTGGGACGTGTCAGGGCTCCAGAGTGCGGGGTCTTGGGATGTGGCGGCATTCCTGCTTGCGGGCCCCACATCTGTGCGTGATTTGTTTGTCGAGGGGCGCAGAATCGTGGCGGATGGCCGTGTGGTAAGCTTTGATCTTGAGCGTGCGATTGCGCGACAAGGACAGTTGGTGCAAAAGTTGCAAGAATAG
- a CDS encoding IS5 family transposase, producing MAWTKLTRRQHDRNGDKYASDMNDAEWALIAPSMPPPKTTGRPRTTRLRDVVDALLYIATTGCQWRMLPNDFPPVSTVRGYFYAWRDDGLLDEINQKLVEAARLAENRKAQPTAGVIDSQSVKTTESGGTRGYDAGKRIKGRKRHIVTDTVGLLIGLVVHSAGIQDRDGAPDVLKVIALRYPSLRHVFADGGYAGPKLRDALKALGRWTVQIVKRSDTAEGFEVLPRRWVVERTFAWLNRCRRLSKDWEKSIASAEAWILIAHIRRVTRHLTKN from the coding sequence ATGGCTTGGACTAAACTCACCCGCCGTCAACATGACCGAAATGGCGATAAATACGCAAGCGATATGAACGATGCGGAATGGGCGTTGATAGCGCCTTCAATGCCGCCACCGAAGACAACTGGTCGGCCCCGTACGACACGTTTGCGCGACGTGGTTGACGCGCTCCTCTACATTGCAACGACCGGATGCCAATGGCGTATGTTGCCCAACGACTTCCCTCCGGTTTCAACGGTTCGGGGCTATTTCTACGCGTGGCGTGATGACGGCTTGCTTGATGAGATAAATCAGAAGCTGGTCGAAGCTGCGCGTCTGGCCGAGAACCGCAAAGCCCAGCCAACGGCAGGGGTCATAGATAGCCAGAGCGTAAAAACCACTGAAAGCGGTGGTACTAGGGGGTATGATGCGGGCAAACGGATCAAGGGCCGCAAGCGCCACATCGTAACCGATACGGTTGGATTGCTGATAGGCTTGGTGGTCCACAGCGCCGGAATTCAGGACCGGGATGGCGCACCCGATGTGCTGAAAGTGATCGCCTTGCGCTATCCATCATTGCGACATGTATTTGCGGATGGCGGGTATGCAGGACCCAAACTGCGGGACGCGCTAAAGGCCCTCGGCCGATGGACCGTCCAGATCGTCAAACGCTCTGACACCGCGGAGGGCTTTGAAGTGCTGCCGCGGCGGTGGGTCGTCGAGCGCACCTTCGCCTGGCTGAACCGATGTCGCCGCCTATCGAAAGATTGGGAGAAATCCATCGCAAGCGCAGAGGCTTGGATCCTCATCGCGCATATCAGACGCGTCACACGGCATCTCACAAAGAATTGA
- a CDS encoding CAP domain-containing protein, with product MSKAGFAVVMMFVFSGCQTVTPPNVAQMVDPPQAAVNAGATFFALINQERSARGLRSLSANAGLAAAARDHAQDMVSNNYFSHDGRNGSSFSQRARAAGYTCAAAENIAFGQTSEAEVMTEWMNSSGHRRNILLSDARDYGLGRVGNMWVLMMGRGC from the coding sequence ATGTCAAAAGCTGGATTTGCGGTCGTGATGATGTTTGTGTTTAGCGGGTGTCAGACAGTTACGCCCCCTAACGTGGCGCAGATGGTCGATCCGCCGCAAGCCGCTGTGAACGCTGGGGCCACATTCTTTGCACTCATCAATCAAGAACGCTCTGCAAGGGGATTGCGCAGTTTGTCCGCCAACGCTGGGCTTGCTGCCGCCGCACGCGATCATGCGCAAGACATGGTGAGCAACAACTATTTCTCACATGACGGGCGCAATGGGTCGTCGTTTAGCCAACGGGCACGGGCTGCGGGTTACACCTGTGCCGCAGCGGAAAACATTGCTTTTGGTCAAACATCAGAGGCCGAAGTCATGACCGAGTGGATGAACTCATCCGGTCACCGTCGCAACATCCTGTTGTCTGATGCGCGTGACTACGGGCTCGGGCGGGTTGGCAATATGTGGGTGCTGATGATGGGGCGCGGCTGCTAG
- a CDS encoding 5-formyltetrahydrofolate cyclo-ligase, translated as MTLADRKDAARKAAFAARHIAHKAGGGARLAHAGYLSSVLAGYRGVPLAGYAQMRTEIDPTAAMEEASAHGAVCMPVIIAPATPLKFRAWTPDCVMEAGAFGAKIPSIGDWITPEILIVPLLAFSRNGGRLGYGGGFYDRTLEGLRAHRPTLAIGFAYAAQEMPDLPLEPTDQPLNLIVTETGIIDIS; from the coding sequence GTGACCCTTGCAGACCGCAAGGACGCGGCGCGCAAGGCGGCATTTGCCGCGCGCCACATCGCCCACAAAGCTGGCGGCGGCGCGCGCTTGGCCCACGCAGGCTATCTGTCGTCGGTTCTGGCCGGCTATCGTGGCGTGCCATTGGCGGGATATGCGCAGATGCGCACGGAAATCGATCCGACAGCCGCGATGGAGGAAGCCAGCGCACACGGCGCAGTTTGCATGCCCGTGATCATCGCCCCCGCCACACCGCTCAAATTTCGCGCATGGACCCCGGACTGCGTCATGGAAGCGGGGGCATTTGGTGCCAAAATCCCCAGCATTGGCGACTGGATCACCCCTGAAATCCTCATCGTGCCGCTGCTGGCGTTTTCGCGCAACGGTGGACGGTTGGGCTATGGCGGTGGGTTTTATGATCGCACACTTGAAGGTTTGCGCGCTCATCGGCCGACGCTTGCCATCGGCTTTGCCTACGCCGCCCAAGAAATGCCCGATTTACCGCTGGAACCGACGGATCAGCCGCTAAACCTGATCGTCACCGAGACTGGCATCATAGACATCTCTTAA
- the mgtE gene encoding magnesium transporter, translating into MADSADIIEDEDVDDEGLPKRLVAAVLDAVASTNVAALNALLNPLHPADVADLLEQIDQRDRATLLFLWRDGIDGEILSELGDDLRSEVIDLLGPAELADAVRDLESDDVVDLVEDLGVDQQEQVLDALEAGNRVAVEKALAYPDESAGRLMQMEVVRAPSHWTVGQTIDFLRASDDLPEQFYHVILVDPRMKPVGYVTLGRLLGTPRLIHLTELLEDSFRTFRVDQDEEEVAYAFNQYHLISAPVVDEDDRLVGVITIDDAMIVLDDEHDEDILRLAGVDAESSLTDKVIATTKRRFPWLAVNLVTAIFASLIISLFEDTIATLVALAVLMPIVASMGGNAGTQSLTVAVRSIATKDLTGANVWRVIRREVLVGLVNGAIFAVVMGIVGWVWFGSPMLGLVIAIAMVINMVVAGLAGTGIPVLLEKMGVDPALASGAFVTTVTDVVGFFAFLGLAAVMLL; encoded by the coding sequence ATGGCAGACTCGGCAGACATCATCGAAGACGAAGACGTAGACGACGAAGGTCTGCCAAAACGCCTCGTCGCGGCAGTCCTTGATGCTGTTGCCAGCACGAATGTCGCCGCACTAAACGCGCTTCTTAATCCGCTGCACCCCGCCGACGTTGCTGACCTTCTCGAACAGATCGACCAGCGTGACCGCGCGACATTACTGTTTCTGTGGCGCGATGGCATTGACGGTGAAATCCTGTCGGAGCTCGGGGACGATCTACGCTCCGAAGTCATTGATCTCTTGGGCCCGGCCGAGCTGGCCGATGCGGTTCGCGACCTTGAATCCGATGACGTGGTCGACCTGGTCGAAGACCTTGGCGTGGACCAACAAGAACAGGTTCTGGATGCGCTTGAGGCGGGAAACCGTGTCGCCGTCGAAAAGGCGTTGGCCTATCCTGACGAATCTGCTGGCCGCCTTATGCAGATGGAAGTCGTGCGCGCGCCGTCCCATTGGACCGTCGGCCAAACGATTGATTTTCTGCGGGCAAGCGATGACCTGCCAGAGCAATTTTACCATGTAATCTTGGTCGATCCGCGAATGAAACCCGTGGGTTACGTCACCCTTGGCCGATTGCTTGGCACGCCGCGGCTGATCCATCTGACCGAACTGTTGGAGGACAGTTTTCGCACTTTCCGTGTCGATCAGGACGAAGAAGAAGTGGCCTATGCGTTCAACCAATACCACCTGATTTCCGCGCCCGTTGTGGACGAAGACGACCGTTTGGTCGGGGTGATCACAATTGATGACGCGATGATCGTGCTGGACGATGAACATGACGAAGACATCCTGCGCCTTGCGGGTGTGGATGCGGAATCCAGCCTGACTGACAAGGTGATCGCGACGACAAAACGCCGCTTTCCGTGGTTGGCGGTGAACCTTGTGACCGCGATTTTCGCATCGCTCATAATTTCGCTGTTTGAAGACACAATCGCGACCCTCGTGGCGCTGGCAGTGTTGATGCCCATCGTGGCGTCCATGGGCGGCAATGCGGGCACACAAAGCCTGACGGTTGCCGTGCGATCCATCGCCACCAAAGACCTTACCGGTGCCAACGTCTGGCGGGTTATTCGCCGCGAAGTGTTGGTGGGTTTGGTGAATGGCGCAATATTTGCTGTTGTTATGGGGATTGTTGGCTGGGTCTGGTTTGGCTCACCGATGCTGGGTCTGGTGATCGCGATTGCGATGGTGATCAACATGGTCGTGGCAGGGCTCGCGGGGACAGGCATTCCCGTCCTGCTTGAAAAAATGGGCGTCGACCCTGCGCTCGCGTCTGGTGCGTTTGTGACGACGGTGACGGACGTGGTCGGCTTCTTTGCTTTCCTTGGCCTTGCTGCTGTGATGTTGCTGTGA
- a CDS encoding DUF6444 domain-containing protein — MDQVTALEQLLATALRRIAELEAALASMAQENEDLRRQLTKNSSNSSKPPSSDGLKKPVPRSLRGKSGKKSGG, encoded by the coding sequence ATGGACCAAGTTACTGCTCTTGAACAACTCCTCGCCACGGCTCTGCGCAGGATCGCCGAGTTGGAAGCCGCGTTGGCGAGCATGGCGCAAGAGAATGAGGATCTGCGGCGTCAGTTGACCAAGAACAGCAGTAATAGCAGCAAGCCGCCTTCGAGTGATGGGTTGAAGAAGCCGGTACCGCGTAGCCTGCGTGGTAAGTCCGGTAAGAAAAGTGGTGGTTAA
- a CDS encoding IS3 family transposase produces MTNKRAFVTAHKAQYAVSILCRLLEISRGWFYGFPASQPARDQRQANRDARDQALLPKIKTFFKASKKCCGSKRIHQDLLADSEVVSERRVARIMKEHKVSPLLRKRRKPITTDSNHKLKPSPNLLEQKFHSQTPNAVWLADITYIDTDEGWLYLAGVKDMATREIVGWAMEDHMRAELCCAALEMALGRRGPVPGLIHHSDRGGQYAGGDYRKLIKKAKLTQSMSRKGQCLDNAPMESFFASLKKEMVHQRRFRTHAEAKAAIFEYIEVFYNR; encoded by the coding sequence ATGACGAACAAGCGTGCTTTCGTCACCGCCCATAAAGCTCAATACGCGGTTTCAATATTATGCCGTCTTCTAGAGATATCCCGGGGCTGGTTCTACGGGTTCCCAGCCAGTCAGCCTGCACGTGATCAGCGTCAAGCTAATCGCGACGCTCGGGATCAGGCGTTGCTTCCCAAGATAAAAACCTTCTTCAAGGCCAGTAAGAAATGTTGTGGATCAAAGCGTATTCACCAAGACTTACTGGCGGATAGTGAGGTCGTCTCCGAGCGCCGTGTTGCGAGAATAATGAAGGAACACAAGGTGTCCCCGCTTCTTCGCAAGCGTAGAAAGCCAATCACAACGGACAGCAATCATAAGCTGAAGCCATCCCCAAACTTGTTGGAACAGAAATTCCACAGCCAGACGCCTAATGCCGTTTGGCTGGCGGATATCACCTATATCGACACGGACGAAGGCTGGCTTTATCTGGCTGGCGTGAAGGACATGGCTACGCGTGAGATCGTCGGTTGGGCGATGGAGGATCACATGCGTGCGGAGCTTTGCTGCGCCGCCCTCGAGATGGCTCTGGGACGCAGAGGCCCGGTTCCGGGATTGATACACCACTCCGATAGGGGCGGCCAATATGCTGGCGGGGACTATCGCAAGCTGATCAAAAAGGCGAAACTCACTCAATCCATGAGCCGCAAGGGCCAATGCCTCGACAATGCGCCGATGGAAAGCTTCTTTGCTTCATTGAAAAAGGAGATGGTTCACCAGCGGCGCTTTAGAACACACGCTGAGGCCAAGGCCGCCATCTTCGAATACATTGAGGTCTTCTACAACCGCTAG
- the der gene encoding ribosome biogenesis GTPase Der: MSFTLAIVGRPNVGKSTLFNRLVCKKLALVDDQPGVTRDLREGAARLGDLRFTVIDTAGLEEATDESLQGRMRALTERAVEMADVCLFMYDARMGIMPADEVFADILRKKSAKVILAANKSEGRAADAGVIEGFNLGLGEPIRLSAEHGEGLSEMYDVLMPISDAFEERAAADAPDVDVEVNEDNEEDGPRVPTKAKPLQIAVVGRPNAGKSTLINQILGEDRLLTGPEAGITRDAISVQMDWGPEGATVPVRIFDTAGIRKRAKVQEKLEKLSVADGLRAVKFAEVVVILIDVEIPFEQQDLRLADLAEREGRAVVLAVNKWDVEGEKQAKLKELQEQFTRLLPQLKGAPLVTVSAKTGRGIDRLQEAILKAHEVWNRRITTAQLNRWLMGMTEAHPPPAPGGRRIKMRYATQVKTRPPGFVVMCSHPDMLPESYSRYLVNGLRLDFDMPGTPIRLHFRSQSDKNPYKNNTKSTPSRLRKHLGKAPADVKKRFRG, encoded by the coding sequence ATGTCATTCACTCTCGCCATTGTGGGCCGCCCGAACGTCGGCAAATCCACGTTATTCAACCGTCTTGTCTGCAAAAAGCTTGCGCTTGTTGATGACCAGCCCGGAGTCACGCGCGATTTGCGCGAAGGCGCCGCGCGTTTGGGCGATTTACGATTCACGGTGATCGACACCGCGGGTCTGGAAGAAGCCACTGATGAATCGTTGCAAGGCCGCATGCGCGCTTTGACCGAACGCGCCGTGGAAATGGCTGATGTTTGCCTGTTCATGTACGATGCGCGCATGGGGATCATGCCTGCCGACGAAGTGTTCGCCGACATCCTGCGCAAAAAAAGCGCCAAAGTGATTCTGGCAGCCAATAAATCCGAAGGCCGTGCAGCAGATGCGGGCGTGATTGAGGGCTTCAATCTGGGCCTTGGCGAACCCATTCGCCTGTCCGCCGAACACGGCGAAGGCTTGAGCGAGATGTATGACGTCTTGATGCCGATTTCGGATGCGTTTGAAGAACGCGCAGCCGCCGATGCGCCGGACGTGGACGTCGAAGTTAATGAAGACAACGAAGAAGACGGCCCGCGCGTTCCCACAAAAGCAAAGCCACTGCAAATTGCCGTTGTGGGCCGCCCAAATGCCGGTAAATCGACGCTGATCAACCAGATCCTTGGCGAGGACCGGCTTTTGACGGGTCCGGAGGCGGGGATTACCCGTGATGCGATCTCTGTACAGATGGACTGGGGCCCTGAGGGCGCAACGGTTCCGGTGCGTATCTTTGACACGGCTGGCATACGAAAGCGTGCTAAGGTGCAGGAAAAGCTTGAAAAACTGTCAGTCGCGGATGGTCTGCGTGCGGTGAAATTCGCCGAAGTCGTGGTCATTCTGATCGACGTGGAAATTCCGTTTGAACAGCAGGACTTACGGCTTGCCGACCTTGCCGAACGCGAAGGTCGCGCTGTGGTGCTGGCCGTGAACAAGTGGGATGTTGAGGGTGAAAAGCAGGCCAAGCTGAAAGAGCTTCAGGAGCAGTTCACCCGTTTGCTGCCCCAGCTGAAAGGCGCGCCGCTGGTGACTGTGTCCGCCAAGACCGGACGCGGCATTGATCGTCTGCAAGAGGCCATTCTGAAAGCCCATGAGGTTTGGAATCGTCGTATCACCACCGCGCAATTGAACCGTTGGTTGATGGGCATGACCGAGGCGCACCCACCGCCCGCACCGGGCGGGCGTCGCATCAAGATGCGCTACGCCACACAGGTCAAAACCCGCCCACCGGGGTTCGTTGTGATGTGTAGCCATCCCGATATGCTGCCCGAAAGCTATTCGCGCTATCTGGTCAACGGGTTGCGATTGGATTTCGATATGCCGGGCACGCCGATCCGTCTGCATTTCCGCAGCCAATCGGATAAAAACCCGTATAAAAATAATACGAAATCAACACCGTCGCGCCTGCGCAAGCACTTGGGCAAAGCGCCAGCTGACGTGAAAAAGCGGTTTAGGGGCTAG
- the guaD gene encoding guanine deaminase, translating to MTDQLLLGQTLRFSSDPFSGDPEAAAHISARGGVLVRNGRIAAVGEADNLRRDNPIATVTDHGDHLITAGFVDGHMHYPQTAMIASWGKRLIDWLNTYTFPEEMKFANRAYADEIAGRTLDLALANGTTTLTSFCTIHPGSVDAYFEAANARGMAVVGGKTCMDRNAPDGLRDTAKSAYDDSKALLEKWHGKDRITYAITPRFTPTSSREQLHVLGALWAEHPDCLMQTHLSEQIDEIAWVRDLHPQARDYLDTYEAADLLGERGLYGHSIYLEPREIDRLAEVNAAVVHCPTSNTFIGSGLFDMAGLKARGIRTGLATDTGGGSSFSMLRTMAATYEIAQLRGTALHPAQLMWLATEGSASALHMSGQIGSLNVGAMADIAVLNLASTPAIAQRSAHANSLWEALFPTIMMGDDRAIAAVYVAGKAV from the coding sequence ATGACAGATCAACTCCTTCTCGGCCAAACTTTGCGGTTCTCAAGTGATCCATTTTCTGGCGATCCCGAAGCGGCAGCACATATCAGCGCGCGTGGCGGCGTTTTGGTGCGCAATGGGCGCATTGCGGCTGTGGGCGAGGCTGATAATCTGCGTCGTGACAACCCGATCGCCACAGTGACGGATCATGGCGACCACCTGATCACGGCGGGCTTTGTGGACGGCCATATGCACTACCCGCAAACGGCGATGATCGCGTCATGGGGCAAGCGGCTGATTGACTGGCTGAACACCTACACCTTCCCCGAAGAAATGAAGTTTGCGAACCGCGCCTACGCTGACGAAATCGCAGGTCGCACATTGGATTTGGCTTTGGCCAACGGCACAACCACATTGACCAGCTTTTGCACCATCCACCCCGGCAGTGTTGACGCCTATTTTGAGGCGGCCAATGCGCGTGGCATGGCCGTTGTTGGCGGTAAAACCTGCATGGATCGCAACGCCCCCGACGGGCTGCGCGACACCGCAAAGTCTGCCTACGACGACAGCAAGGCGCTGCTGGAAAAATGGCACGGCAAGGACCGCATCACCTACGCGATCACACCCCGTTTCACACCCACGTCGTCGCGCGAACAGCTGCATGTACTTGGCGCATTGTGGGCTGAACATCCTGATTGCTTGATGCAAACCCATCTCAGCGAACAGATAGATGAAATCGCGTGGGTCCGCGATCTACACCCGCAGGCGCGCGACTATCTGGATACATACGAAGCGGCTGATCTGCTGGGTGAACGTGGGCTGTATGGCCATTCCATCTACCTTGAACCCCGCGAGATAGATCGCTTGGCTGAGGTAAACGCGGCCGTCGTCCATTGCCCGACATCCAACACCTTTATCGGGTCCGGTCTGTTTGACATGGCTGGCCTGAAAGCACGCGGCATCCGCACGGGGCTGGCCACGGACACAGGCGGCGGGTCTTCGTTTTCAATGCTGCGCACAATGGCCGCAACTTATGAAATTGCGCAATTGCGCGGCACCGCTTTGCACCCTGCGCAATTGATGTGGCTGGCCACCGAAGGCTCCGCGTCGGCGCTGCACATGTCAGGACAGATCGGGTCACTGAATGTGGGCGCGATGGCAGATATTGCCGTCCTCAACCTCGCGTCCACCCCTGCAATTGCGCAACGATCAGCCCACGCCAATTCCCTGTGGGAGGCGCTGTTCCCAACAATCATGATGGGCGACGACCGCGCGATAGCTGCGGTCTATGTGGCGGGAAAAGCAGTCTAG
- a CDS encoding transposase — translation MGQHRRNYTDDYKAAAVERLYEPGATQGSVAKELGITGTQLKTWRLEIEAFGSVEAKRRQQADAAELLRLRKDNKRLAEEVEILHKASAFFAARLVKP, via the coding sequence ATGGGACAACATCGACGCAATTATACAGACGATTATAAGGCAGCTGCAGTTGAGCGGTTATATGAGCCTGGTGCGACGCAAGGCAGCGTTGCCAAGGAGCTTGGGATCACTGGGACGCAGCTGAAGACGTGGCGCTTGGAAATTGAGGCGTTTGGCTCAGTTGAAGCCAAACGGCGTCAGCAGGCGGATGCGGCTGAATTGCTCCGCCTTCGCAAAGACAACAAGCGGCTTGCTGAGGAAGTGGAGATTTTGCACAAAGCATCCGCTTTTTTCGCGGCGCGGCTGGTGAAACCATGA